The Curtobacterium poinsettiae DNA segment CCGAACAGGGCGACTGGGACACGTGGCTCCCCGACGAGCACACGCTGAACCAGGGCATCGGTGGCGACACGACCGACGGCGTGCTGACGCGCCTCGACGCCGTCGTCGCCGAACAGCCCGAGGTGATCGTGCTGCTCATCGGCACGAACGACTTCGGCAACCACCGCGCCAGCGCCGAGCACGTGGTCCGCAACGTCGAGACCATCCTCGTCACGCTCCGCCGCGAGCTGCCGGGCGTGCGCCTGCTGCTCGTGTCGATCCTGCCCAGGCAGGCCGAGTACGCCGCGAAGATCGAGCAGGCCAACCGGCACCTCCGTCAGTTCGTCGCGACGTGTCACGCGCAGTACCTCGACGCCTGGCCAGCCCTGGCCGACGGCGACCACCTCGACGCCCGTTTCACCGAAGACGGCCTGCACCTGACCGAAGAGGGCTACCGCGCGCTGGTCGGTGAACTGGTGCCGGCGCTCGAGCGTGTCCGTGACCTGCCGCCGATGTCGCGGTCGATCCAGGCGATCGACCTCGACGGCTCCGCGGACTGATGGCCGCACGCAAGGGGCGGCCCCCGGTGGGGTCGTCCCAGCACGGCGTGCCCGCCGGGTCCCCTCGACCCGCAGCCGCCGCACCGGCCAACGGCGCCCGGACCACGCCACCCTTCACCCGCCCCGCACTGGCGCCGTCGATGATCGCGGCGATCGTGCTGCTCGCGTGTGTCGCCATCGTGGACTCGTCGGGCTTCGTCTTCGCCCGCTGGGGTGTCACGGTGCTCGCGCTCATCGTGCTCGTCTTCAGCGTGCGCGGGAAGGCCTGGTGGGCTGCCCTGCTCATGGCCGCCGTCGCCGTCTGCTGGAACCCGCTCGTCACGGTGCCGATCCCCGGACAGGTGTGGGCAGCACTGCAGCTGGTGGCAGCCGCGCTGTTCATCGTGGTGGGCATCGTCGTCAAGGTGCCCCGCGAGTCGGACGGACGGTAGGATCGGCAGGTCGGGTACAGGACCCGACCGCACGACCCGAAGGGCATGGATGAACGACGAGACCGAGCCGGTGACCGAGAGTCCTCTGCTGAACCCTCGACCGTCCTCCGGCGGTCTCGACCGATCCGACGTCGTCGTCCGCAAGGGGCGCCTGACGCTCATCAACGGACACCTCACACCGCAGCAGTCGATGATCGAGGACCTGCTGTTCCTCGACGACGCGCTCACCGGGGCTGACGTCGACCACCTGCTCATCCGCGGCAACGACCAGCGTCCGGTGATCGCCCTCGACGAGCGTGACCGTCAGCGCGCCGAGAGCGCCGTGATGTCCGCGGCCGTCAACGAGCCCTTCTACGCGAAGCCCCCGGGCAAGCCTGCCGTGCTCGTGCAGGACGACGGACTCGGCTCCGTCGAGGAACCCGTGCTCCGCGTGTTCCGACCGCGGCTCGAGCCCCTCGGGCGTCTGCGGTACGGCGCAGAGACGAGCGTCCAGCTCGAGTTCTGGCGGGTCACCGACACCGAGGTCCTCGCACCCGTCGAGAACGCCCTGATGCGGCGCAGTCTGCCGATCGAGGAGTTCGTCCTCGTCGACATCGAGCGCTACGGCCGCACCTGGCGCACCGTCGAGCACATGTTCGACGACCACGTCTCGGACATCCGCTTCCCGATCGACATCGTCTTCTCGTGGGTCGACGGCAACGCCATCGAGTACCAGCGTGCCCGCCAGGCCGCGCAGTCGAACGCCGTCCTGGGGGAGGGCGACGATGCCCCGGCCCGGTTCCGGCAGATCGACGAGCTGAAGTACGCGCTCCGCTCGGTGCACACCTTCGCGCCGTGGATCCGCCAGATCTACATCGCGACGGACTCCCCGGCACCGCACTGGCTCGCCGAGCACCCGAAGGTCCGGATCGTCCGCAGCGAGGAGTTCTTCGCTGACCCGTCGGTGCTGCCGACCCACAACTCGCAGGCCGTCGAGTCGCAGCTGCACCACATCCCGGGCATCAGCGAGCACTTCATCTACTCGAACGACGACATGTTCTTCGGGCGCCTGACGGACCCGTCGATGTTCTTCAGCCCCGGATCCGTGACGAAGTTCATCCTCGCCACCACCCGCATCGGGCTCGGGTCGAACAACCCCGCACGCAGCGGTTTCGAGAACTCCGCCCGCGTGAACCGTCGCCTGCTGCAGCAGCGCTTCGGTGCGGTGACGACCCGGCACCTCGAGCACGCTCCGACGCCCCTGCGTGCCTCGATCATGACCGAGATGGAGCACGAGTTCGCTGACGAGTTCGCGTCGACGGCAGCCTCGCGCTTCCGGGCCGCGGACAACATCTCGGTGACGAACTCGTTGTACCACTACTACTCGCTGCTCACCGGGCGCGCCATCGTGCAGGAGAACGCCGACGTCCGGTACATCGACACGACGATGCAGTCCGGGCTCCGGTCGCTCGACGAGCTGCTGAAGAAGCGGAACGCCGACTTCTTCTGCCTCAACGACGGCAGCTTCCCGGAGGTCAGCGACGACGAGCGCACGCAGCGCGTGACGGACTTCCTGGAGCGCTACTTCCCGTTCCCCGCACCGTGGGAGCGCCCCAGCGATCAGGACGCGCCAGCGGCCTGCTGAGGCGCTCCGGGCGAGCCTGCGAGCCCGGTCCCACGGGGCGATCAGGAGGCGCCAGCGGCCTGCTGGGGCGCTCCGGGCGAGCCTGCGAGCCCGGTCCCACGCCGGAACCCAGCCACCGGGTTGGGCCCTCCATCGGCCTCGACCGGTCGCCACATCCCGCCACCCCCACGCCGACCGGTCACAGACCGTCCCCTCCAACCAACGGAACGTGACCACGCGTCGCAGGCCGAGCGGTGTGTCCCGACCACCCCGTGTGTCGGGTGGCGCGAGTCGGCGCCGCCACGAGCCTCCCGGCCGTCCTGCGTGCCGTCGGGACGTACACGCCGGCGCGCGGTCAGGGCACCCCGCCGGTTGCCCGCCGAACGGTCACGAACCGTTGCGTGCGGTGCCGCCAGACGACGCATCGTGACCACGCGACGTTGCACGCGTGGGGAGTCGTGACCGCTCGTCGCTCGGGGCCTAGGACGCCCGCACCCGCCTGGTGAGCAGAAGAGGTCGGGTCCGCATGACGGACCCGACCTCTTCTGCACTCGTGGTGCGCGACTCCTCGCGCGCGGCGCTACCGGTGAACGGGGGAGACGGGCACCGAGTCGAGCGTGAACACCGGGATGCTCGAGGTGACCGGTGCCGGCTCGACAGCCGCCGGGATCGTCACGCCGTGCGCGGCGAGTTTCGCTTCGGTTTCGAGCGCAGACACGGGCTGTCCGACGGTGGCGTAGTGGCCGATCGGCACCACCGAGTGGACGACGTTGCGCCCGTAGACGTGCACGAGGTTGAACGACTGCGCACCGTCGCGGCCGCGGGTACCGCCCTGGTACTCGGTGAGGTCCTGGGTGTAGCAGGTGGCGCTGGCGACGGACACCGGGATGCCGGCGAACACGGCACTGGTCGAGTAGTGCAGGTGACCGGCGATGATGGCGAGGACGTCGCTGCCCTCGACGACTTCGGCAAGGGCCTGCTGGTCGCGCAACTCGACGAGGACGGTGAGGTCTTGGACGCTCGGCACCGGCGGGTGGTGCATCGCCAGGATGGTGCCGTGCGGCGCTGCCTCGGACAGGACCTCGGCGAGCCAGTCGAGCTGGTCGGGGGAGACCTCGCCGTGGTGGTGACCGGGCACGCTCGTGTCGAGCGTGATCACACGGAGACCGTTGACGTCGTACACGAAGTCGACCGGGCGATCGGTGGGCTGCAGGCCGAAGAGCTCCTGACGGAAGGCGCCGCGCTCATCGTGGTTGCCCATCGCCCAGATGATCTGCGCACCGATCCGCCGGGCGGCCGGCTCGAGGATCTCGCGCACACGGGCGTACGCGCCCGGCTCGCCCTTGTCGGCCACGTCGCCGGTGACGACGATCGCTTCGGGACGCGTGCCCGAGGCTTCGATGTCAGCGACGATCTGCGTGAGCCGGGCGGCGGAGTCGACGTCGCCGTACAGG contains these protein-coding regions:
- a CDS encoding GDSL-type esterase/lipase family protein gives rise to the protein MTDDRSPVLFLGDSITEQGDWDTWLPDEHTLNQGIGGDTTDGVLTRLDAVVAEQPEVIVLLIGTNDFGNHRASAEHVVRNVETILVTLRRELPGVRLLLVSILPRQAEYAAKIEQANRHLRQFVATCHAQYLDAWPALADGDHLDARFTEDGLHLTEEGYRALVGELVPALERVRDLPPMSRSIQAIDLDGSAD
- a CDS encoding DUF6804 family protein, whose product is MAARKGRPPVGSSQHGVPAGSPRPAAAAPANGARTTPPFTRPALAPSMIAAIVLLACVAIVDSSGFVFARWGVTVLALIVLVFSVRGKAWWAALLMAAVAVCWNPLVTVPIPGQVWAALQLVAAALFIVVGIVVKVPRESDGR
- a CDS encoding stealth family protein, which gives rise to MNDETEPVTESPLLNPRPSSGGLDRSDVVVRKGRLTLINGHLTPQQSMIEDLLFLDDALTGADVDHLLIRGNDQRPVIALDERDRQRAESAVMSAAVNEPFYAKPPGKPAVLVQDDGLGSVEEPVLRVFRPRLEPLGRLRYGAETSVQLEFWRVTDTEVLAPVENALMRRSLPIEEFVLVDIERYGRTWRTVEHMFDDHVSDIRFPIDIVFSWVDGNAIEYQRARQAAQSNAVLGEGDDAPARFRQIDELKYALRSVHTFAPWIRQIYIATDSPAPHWLAEHPKVRIVRSEEFFADPSVLPTHNSQAVESQLHHIPGISEHFIYSNDDMFFGRLTDPSMFFSPGSVTKFILATTRIGLGSNNPARSGFENSARVNRRLLQQRFGAVTTRHLEHAPTPLRASIMTEMEHEFADEFASTAASRFRAADNISVTNSLYHYYSLLTGRAIVQENADVRYIDTTMQSGLRSLDELLKKRNADFFCLNDGSFPEVSDDERTQRVTDFLERYFPFPAPWERPSDQDAPAAC
- a CDS encoding phosphodiesterase; translation: MDSRTAEHPRPNHFLLHLSDTHLVSGDRDLYGDVDSAARLTQIVADIEASGTRPEAIVVTGDVADKGEPGAYARVREILEPAARRIGAQIIWAMGNHDERGAFRQELFGLQPTDRPVDFVYDVNGLRVITLDTSVPGHHHGEVSPDQLDWLAEVLSEAAPHGTILAMHHPPVPSVQDLTVLVELRDQQALAEVVEGSDVLAIIAGHLHYSTSAVFAGIPVSVASATCYTQDLTEYQGGTRGRDGAQSFNLVHVYGRNVVHSVVPIGHYATVGQPVSALETEAKLAAHGVTIPAAVEPAPVTSSIPVFTLDSVPVSPVHR